A window of Haliscomenobacter hydrossis DSM 1100 contains these coding sequences:
- a CDS encoding 6-bladed beta-propeller, translated as MKNLLILLLCTFFACQDSNNKGKEILIDNTNISNFAAMDSLIERIEVIKLETNLRSIINNNFSKILLNDDYVYWIEYGYEGRITIFNRKTGRFVKQLTPTGEGPEEFSYITDVSMLESNEIELYSNPQRKLIYYSSDGTFARERNVLYNFDKRIYLDNNTLINHYNGPSADYLGQDLDHRLIVLDSNQKITNYYLPFQFKNNTITGSALEFSVHKNGVIIYEPFHPNIHEINDKKIFSLKYNLKFKKNNPDESFLTQHQTIAARHKSALKDDIPMLNLVFENDGFLIFKYNYIKNQSRVAVFDKKKQAFIINTNALVYSKWSWPLIIPASSYKSGLVFSYSAETFISLCDNVLSTAMLDEIKPVRNGLKKSDNPIIMVVKLKDKP; from the coding sequence ATGAAAAACTTATTAATCCTCTTGTTGTGTACTTTTTTTGCTTGCCAAGATTCAAACAACAAAGGAAAGGAAATTTTAATTGACAATACAAATATTTCAAATTTTGCTGCAATGGATAGTCTTATTGAGCGTATCGAAGTTATCAAGCTTGAAACAAATTTGAGGTCAATCATCAACAATAATTTTTCAAAGATATTATTAAACGATGACTATGTCTATTGGATAGAATATGGATATGAAGGAAGGATTACGATTTTTAATAGAAAAACAGGGAGGTTTGTTAAGCAGTTGACCCCAACAGGCGAAGGCCCTGAAGAATTTAGTTACATCACAGATGTATCAATGCTCGAGTCAAATGAGATTGAGCTATATTCCAATCCACAAAGGAAGCTTATTTACTACTCTTCAGACGGTACTTTCGCAAGAGAAAGAAATGTTTTATACAATTTTGACAAAAGAATTTATTTAGACAACAATACATTAATCAATCACTACAATGGCCCAAGTGCAGACTATTTAGGACAAGACCTTGACCATAGGTTGATTGTACTAGATTCCAATCAGAAGATAACGAATTACTATCTTCCATTTCAGTTCAAAAACAATACTATAACTGGCTCCGCATTAGAATTTTCTGTGCATAAAAATGGAGTCATCATATACGAGCCTTTTCATCCTAATATACACGAAATCAATGATAAAAAAATATTTAGCTTGAAATACAACCTCAAGTTCAAAAAAAACAACCCTGATGAAAGTTTTTTAACCCAACACCAAACAATTGCAGCGAGGCATAAATCTGCTTTAAAAGATGATATTCCAATGCTTAATTTAGTTTTTGAAAATGACGGCTTCTTAATATTTAAATACAACTACATAAAAAACCAATCTAGAGTTGCTGTTTTTGATAAAAAAAAGCAAGCGTTTATTATAAATACCAATGCGTTGGTCTATTCCAAATGGTCTTGGCCGTTAATTATACCCGCTTCTTCCTATAAGTCAGGTTTAGTGTTTTCTTATTCTGCTGAAACATTTATTTCTCTTTGTGACAATGTATTGTCAACAGCTATGTTGGATGAGATTAAACCAGTGCGAAATGGATTAAAGAAGAGTGACAATCCTATCATTATGGTTGTAAAATTAAAAGATAAGCCATGA
- a CDS encoding formylglycine-generating enzyme family protein, whose translation MQSGNKTYLGLFIFLCLLLQTCHQANVEQTMLDLDGYLARAPEKYEANYLKEAKAIKTAPLQAKNLTNMVWIPGGTFTMGGADPQALQDEKHLHEVHIDGFWMDVSEVTNAQFQEFVTATGYLTQAERNPEAQRMMMPGIAIDSLPKVPYSWCFQSPKNQYGRLQPEDWWTAVPGADWQHPQGSGSSIVGKENHPVVHVSWYDAIAYCKWAGKRLATEAEWEYAARGGYDKNSYPWGDVLNFKKANYWQGDFPSLFLNRDGFVKTAPVKHFAPNPYGLYDMAGNVWEWCLDWYDFDYYVQGKRAKIVSNPLGPKISADPDAKDAPLKVIRGGSFLCSESYCSGYRVSTRMKSAPCTGSEHAGFRCVRN comes from the coding sequence ATGCAATCTGGTAATAAAACATATCTGGGACTGTTCATTTTCCTTTGTTTGTTGCTTCAGACTTGTCATCAAGCCAATGTTGAACAAACCATGCTCGATTTGGATGGCTACCTGGCCCGCGCCCCAGAAAAATATGAAGCAAATTACCTAAAAGAAGCCAAGGCCATTAAAACTGCCCCATTACAAGCTAAAAACCTTACAAATATGGTGTGGATTCCAGGTGGAACCTTCACCATGGGTGGAGCAGATCCTCAAGCACTACAAGATGAAAAACACCTTCATGAAGTACACATTGACGGGTTTTGGATGGATGTTAGCGAAGTAACCAATGCCCAATTTCAGGAATTCGTAACCGCCACCGGATACCTTACCCAAGCCGAGCGAAACCCTGAAGCCCAGCGCATGATGATGCCCGGCATTGCAATAGATTCTTTGCCTAAAGTGCCTTACAGTTGGTGTTTTCAAAGCCCTAAAAATCAGTACGGCCGTCTTCAGCCCGAGGATTGGTGGACCGCAGTACCCGGCGCTGATTGGCAACATCCTCAGGGGTCCGGGAGCAGCATTGTGGGCAAAGAAAATCACCCCGTGGTACACGTTTCCTGGTACGATGCCATTGCCTATTGCAAATGGGCGGGCAAACGCCTCGCGACCGAAGCGGAATGGGAATATGCGGCCCGTGGCGGTTATGACAAGAACTCATACCCCTGGGGTGATGTGCTCAATTTTAAAAAGGCGAACTACTGGCAGGGAGATTTTCCTTCCTTGTTTCTGAACCGAGATGGATTTGTCAAAACTGCTCCGGTGAAACATTTCGCCCCTAACCCCTATGGCCTTTACGACATGGCCGGCAACGTGTGGGAATGGTGCCTGGACTGGTACGATTTTGATTATTATGTGCAAGGAAAACGGGCCAAAATAGTCAGTAATCCGCTGGGACCCAAAATAAGCGCTGATCCTGACGCAAAGGATGCTCCACTCAAAGTCATTCGCGGTGGCTCATTCTTGTGCAGTGAAAGCTACTGCTCGGGATATCGGGTATCTACGCGGATGAAATCGGCCCCCTGCACAGGATCCGAACATGCTGGTTTTCGCTGCGTACGCAATTGA
- a CDS encoding efflux RND transporter permease subunit: MTHSLSPVRILIFFTALALPALFILPYLQVNLLPAEPNTELQIRIQVPNTPPFGVERSTVSQLENALSAIRGLKNIRSESRYAEGSIYLEFGRKEDMAARRFEVATVLRSIYPKLPTGASYPTLSGGNDVAQEDKGPSLLYTVEGPGDVAAVRQRCETFFRQVLHQVEQVSNLEFQGGQEERMVIEFDPQLLKIHQVDPHELEQVLHRANGSYFPGSSEDAWGRKLFVRSIPADISLSTIENTLIKTEGGYPLRIKSVARVYQDRETPSSYYRINGKNAVSVFVFLSPDCNKVYEAVRIQQLITRAAAQQQDLHVRLAEDKTTFVRVELQKSWLRASASLLILLLLLLLTYRNWRLVLILLFCLMINLAITVLTSWAFQVEWHTYTLAGLSVAFGLMIDNAIVMLDAYRRRLNRRIFTALLAATLTTAAALLLVFFLPIEEQRNLVDFSIIIVISLISSLFTVLFLVPACYDLWIGAPALKSSNALKVAQKRRIFFRLAVYKSAIEFFSRWRLLFYVAGVLLFGLPVFLLPLETQSRQWHLQWLNSPNFQREVRPHLEFWLGGTLRLFVDTFNAESYYRQAEATALYVRAELPHGHTLAQMNTLMHHFERFLSQQNGLEVFGTSVNSGQYGDIEIHFTSDAEKTSLPLSLQARLQELAQGFSGVQWSIYGKGEGFSNNLFMDNQASSRLILRGYDYQELGRQAEKLGQLLAQNMRVQSIELDQNLNYFDRPLPEMYLSLDASKVAARHTNTGDLLNALNQMASPISFSLSSEKTSSEGLIKAQNTAQFDVYHLLHDPLSPSPKSNLHIQELGKMELRQSSSSIQRENRQYLRLVTFDYVGSYDLARQLNEQVIRKMNREMPLGYSVEGEQGSVSAATKRQFYLLLILLALNFFICAILFERLRQPFFILLTVPISFIGVFLSFAWGEFTFDQGGFAAFVMLGGIVVNAAIFIINDLNNAKGQVHNFQNTLIKVLYRRSGTILLTIVSTICGFVPFLYEGPETPFWFALAIGTIGGLMASILAVFLVLPVLLWKKKKLL, translated from the coding sequence ATGACCCACTCCCTCAGCCCTGTTCGCATCCTCATCTTCTTCACGGCACTGGCGCTCCCCGCCTTATTCATCCTCCCGTATCTACAAGTAAACCTCCTTCCTGCTGAACCCAATACCGAACTGCAAATCCGCATTCAGGTACCCAATACCCCTCCATTCGGTGTAGAACGCAGTACAGTTTCCCAACTGGAAAATGCCCTGTCAGCCATCCGGGGCTTAAAAAACATCCGTTCGGAATCCCGCTACGCAGAGGGTAGTATTTATTTGGAATTTGGCCGCAAAGAAGACATGGCCGCGCGGCGTTTTGAAGTGGCTACGGTCTTGCGCAGCATTTACCCCAAGCTGCCCACAGGAGCCAGCTATCCCACGCTCAGCGGCGGCAATGATGTGGCACAGGAAGATAAAGGGCCAAGTCTGTTGTATACCGTTGAAGGCCCCGGCGATGTGGCTGCGGTGCGACAACGCTGTGAAACGTTTTTCAGGCAAGTCTTGCACCAAGTGGAGCAGGTTTCCAATTTGGAATTTCAAGGTGGGCAAGAAGAGCGCATGGTCATTGAATTTGACCCTCAATTGCTGAAAATCCACCAGGTGGATCCCCATGAACTGGAGCAAGTGCTACACCGCGCCAACGGCAGTTATTTTCCAGGCTCAAGTGAGGATGCCTGGGGCAGAAAATTATTTGTTCGATCCATTCCCGCCGACATCAGCCTTAGCACGATCGAAAACACCCTGATCAAAACCGAGGGTGGATATCCCCTGCGCATCAAATCGGTAGCTCGGGTATACCAAGACCGGGAAACACCTTCCAGCTATTATCGCATCAATGGCAAAAATGCGGTGAGTGTGTTTGTGTTCTTGAGTCCGGATTGCAATAAAGTGTACGAAGCGGTGCGCATCCAGCAACTGATCACCCGTGCCGCTGCTCAACAACAAGATCTACATGTTCGCCTTGCGGAGGACAAAACAACGTTCGTACGAGTAGAATTGCAAAAAAGCTGGCTGCGCGCCAGTGCTTCATTGCTGATTCTATTGTTGCTTTTGCTGCTTACTTACCGCAATTGGCGACTGGTTTTGATCCTGCTTTTTTGCCTGATGATCAATCTTGCAATAACGGTCTTGACCAGTTGGGCCTTTCAAGTGGAGTGGCATACCTATACCCTGGCTGGCCTGAGTGTAGCTTTTGGTTTGATGATCGACAATGCCATTGTGATGCTGGACGCTTATCGGCGCAGGTTGAATCGACGTATTTTTACGGCATTACTTGCCGCTACGCTTACTACTGCGGCTGCTTTGCTATTGGTGTTTTTTTTACCCATTGAAGAACAACGCAACCTGGTCGATTTTTCCATCATCATTGTGATCAGCCTGATCAGCTCTTTGTTTACTGTTTTGTTTTTGGTTCCGGCCTGTTACGATTTATGGATTGGAGCGCCTGCCCTCAAAAGCAGCAACGCGCTTAAAGTAGCTCAAAAAAGGCGCATCTTTTTTCGCCTTGCTGTTTACAAGTCGGCAATCGAATTTTTTAGTCGCTGGCGGCTGCTTTTTTATGTGGCTGGGGTGCTCCTTTTTGGTTTGCCCGTTTTTTTGTTGCCTCTGGAAACCCAATCCAGGCAATGGCATCTCCAATGGCTCAACTCACCCAATTTTCAACGCGAAGTTCGTCCTCATTTGGAATTTTGGCTGGGTGGTACACTAAGGTTGTTTGTGGATACTTTTAATGCCGAAAGTTATTACCGGCAAGCGGAAGCTACTGCCTTGTACGTTCGGGCTGAACTGCCTCATGGCCATACGTTAGCCCAAATGAATACCTTGATGCACCATTTTGAGCGCTTTTTGAGCCAGCAAAATGGACTGGAAGTATTTGGTACAAGTGTCAATTCTGGGCAATATGGTGACATTGAAATCCACTTTACCTCCGATGCCGAAAAAACAAGCCTCCCCTTATCCCTACAAGCCCGATTACAAGAGCTGGCACAGGGATTCAGTGGCGTACAATGGAGCATTTACGGCAAAGGGGAAGGTTTCAGCAACAACCTGTTCATGGACAATCAGGCAAGTTCACGCCTGATCTTGCGGGGATACGATTACCAGGAATTGGGTAGGCAAGCCGAAAAACTGGGGCAATTATTGGCTCAAAACATGCGCGTACAAAGCATTGAACTGGATCAAAACCTCAACTATTTTGATCGTCCTCTACCCGAAATGTACCTGAGCCTGGATGCCAGCAAAGTTGCCGCACGCCACACCAATACAGGAGATCTGCTCAATGCCCTCAATCAAATGGCAAGTCCGATTTCGTTCAGTTTGAGTAGCGAAAAAACCAGCTCCGAGGGCTTGATCAAGGCCCAAAACACGGCACAATTTGATGTGTACCACTTACTTCATGACCCGCTTAGTCCTTCCCCCAAATCAAATTTGCACATCCAAGAGTTGGGCAAAATGGAGCTGCGCCAATCCAGCAGTTCGATCCAGCGGGAAAATCGTCAATACTTGCGCCTGGTTACGTTTGATTACGTTGGTTCGTATGATTTGGCCAGGCAGTTGAACGAACAAGTGATCCGAAAAATGAACCGCGAAATGCCACTGGGTTATTCCGTTGAGGGAGAGCAGGGAAGTGTTTCGGCAGCAACCAAGCGTCAATTTTATCTATTGCTGATTTTGCTGGCGCTCAATTTTTTCATTTGCGCCATCCTCTTCGAACGCTTGCGTCAGCCTTTTTTCATTTTGCTGACCGTACCAATTTCATTTATTGGTGTTTTTTTGAGTTTTGCCTGGGGCGAATTCACCTTTGATCAAGGCGGTTTTGCGGCGTTTGTCATGCTCGGTGGCATAGTAGTCAACGCGGCAATTTTTATCATCAACGATTTGAACAATGCAAAAGGGCAAGTCCATAATTTTCAAAATACCCTGATCAAGGTTTTGTACCGACGCTCAGGCACCATTTTGCTGACCATCGTTTCCACCATCTGTGGTTTTGTTCCTTTTTTGTACGAAGGCCCCGAAACGCCGTTTTGGTTTGCCCTGGCCATTGGCACCATCGGAGGCTTGATGGCCTCAATTTTAGCCGTATTCCTGGTGCTTCCTGTATTGCTGTGGAAGAAAAAAAAATTGCTATGA
- a CDS encoding efflux RND transporter periplasmic adaptor subunit encodes MKRTVLLAIVSMGALSCKPSKEQVSYEIPLEPSKIEAKMDTLEVETQIAELRAFTYPVQASGKIKAAYEELMLAQNGGLLQFCKARNGLRVSVGEIIASFETSDLELRKERLLVQKFNAQKEYESQLLGYEALLKEKTNQEAEAVRQKLKASTGLLALDIDLKELEHDLARTNLKAPITGVLAQVQIQKGMHIRPGQELYRIYSADQLFVEAKVLESDLPLLKTGQQALVKSVANPEVVYAANLAEIDPMVDEHGLLNVRLKILHPRNLLLGMNANAEIKVPQKRGIVVPRNAIVLRNNRPVIFTWENGLSKWNYVTTGTENGESIEILEGIKAGSEIIVSNNIQLAHNGPVKNTKQ; translated from the coding sequence ATGAAAAGAACTGTATTACTGGCCATCGTTTCCATGGGTGCATTGAGTTGCAAGCCGTCCAAGGAACAAGTCTCCTATGAAATTCCATTGGAACCCAGCAAAATTGAGGCAAAAATGGACACTCTTGAGGTAGAAACGCAAATAGCGGAACTCCGGGCTTTCACTTATCCCGTGCAGGCCAGCGGTAAAATCAAAGCCGCTTATGAAGAACTGATGCTGGCGCAAAATGGAGGTTTGCTCCAGTTTTGTAAAGCCAGGAATGGATTGCGGGTGAGCGTAGGAGAAATTATCGCCTCATTTGAAACCAGTGACCTGGAATTGCGCAAAGAACGCCTGCTGGTACAAAAATTCAATGCCCAAAAAGAATACGAAAGCCAGCTGCTGGGCTACGAAGCGCTGCTCAAGGAAAAAACCAATCAGGAGGCCGAAGCCGTTCGACAAAAACTAAAAGCATCCACCGGGCTTTTGGCTTTGGATATCGACCTCAAAGAACTGGAGCACGACCTGGCCCGTACAAACCTCAAGGCACCCATTACAGGAGTCCTGGCCCAAGTACAAATCCAAAAAGGCATGCACATCCGGCCCGGGCAGGAATTGTACCGCATTTATAGCGCTGATCAATTGTTTGTAGAGGCCAAAGTGTTGGAATCTGATCTTCCCCTGCTCAAAACCGGACAACAAGCCCTGGTTAAAAGTGTAGCCAATCCAGAGGTAGTTTACGCTGCAAATTTAGCTGAAATTGATCCGATGGTGGATGAACACGGGCTGCTGAATGTGCGCCTAAAAATTCTACATCCGCGCAACCTTTTACTGGGTATGAATGCCAACGCCGAAATAAAAGTACCCCAGAAACGCGGAATTGTGGTGCCCCGCAACGCCATCGTGCTGCGCAACAACCGCCCGGTAATTTTTACCTGGGAAAATGGATTGTCCAAGTGGAACTACGTAACTACCGGAACCGAAAACGGTGAATCCATTGAAATCCTGGAAGGAATCAAAGCAGGCAGCGAAATTATCGTCAGCAATAACATCCAACTGGCACACAATGGGCCCGTAAAAAACACCAAGCAATGA